A genome region from Archaeoglobus fulgidus DSM 4304 includes the following:
- a CDS encoding exosome complex RNA-binding protein Csl4, with amino-acid sequence MRFVMPGDRIGSAEEYVKGEGVYEEGGELFAAVAGKLIIKDRVAKVESISPIPEIVKGDVVLGRVVDLRNSIALIEVSSKKGENRGPSNRGIGILHVSNVDEGYVKEISEAVGYLDILKARVIGDNLRLSTKEEEMGVLRALCSNCKTEMVREGDILKCPECGRVEKRKISTDYGKGEW; translated from the coding sequence ATGAGATTCGTAATGCCGGGAGATAGGATAGGTTCTGCGGAGGAATACGTTAAAGGGGAGGGAGTTTACGAGGAGGGAGGAGAGCTTTTTGCCGCCGTTGCGGGAAAGCTCATCATCAAGGACAGAGTTGCAAAGGTGGAGAGCATCTCTCCGATCCCGGAGATAGTTAAGGGAGATGTTGTCCTCGGCAGAGTTGTGGACCTCAGAAACTCAATCGCTCTGATCGAAGTTTCAAGCAAAAAGGGAGAGAATAGGGGTCCGAGCAACAGGGGAATAGGAATTCTGCACGTCTCCAATGTCGATGAGGGATACGTAAAGGAAATTTCGGAAGCTGTGGGCTACCTCGACATTCTGAAGGCAAGGGTTATCGGGGACAACCTCAGGCTATCAACGAAGGAGGAGGAGATGGGCGTTTTGAGGGCTTTGTGCAGCAACTGCAAGACGGAGATGGTCAGAGAGGGCGACATCCTTAAATGCCCGGAGTGCGGGAGGGTTGAGAAGAGAAAAATCTCGACAGATTACGGCAAGGGAGAGTGGTAG
- a CDS encoding RpoL/Rpb11 RNA polymerase subunit family protein, with product MEVKIIDIGEDYVRLVIKGEGHTYLNLLQHYLVEDEDVIVARYNIPHPLIGEPEIYIKTSGVDPLEAVKRANEKIIAACNTLLEQL from the coding sequence ATGGAGGTAAAGATTATCGACATCGGAGAAGACTACGTAAGGCTCGTGATTAAAGGGGAGGGGCACACGTACCTCAACCTTCTCCAGCACTATCTGGTTGAGGATGAGGACGTAATTGTTGCCAGATACAACATCCCCCACCCTCTCATCGGAGAACCCGAGATTTACATAAAGACGAGTGGCGTTGACCCGCTTGAGGCGGTTAAAAGAGCCAATGAGAAGATTATAGCAGCTTGCAACACACTTTTAGAGCAGCTCTGA
- a CDS encoding sensor histidine kinase, which yields MVAFIASVYLARASKSERRTLFSTLAFFSGLLLLSILSVGQMVWVRSDFQLKVEHFEYFIPIYLLAETPILGFFLWKILREMRYFDVKHFLPAILAIPILVFSSYELVGLEYSNLSTFIHLETLICDSVIILSLLTLTAAYFKTESAAYYKSFLLYFILKYISDVALLRSFRGWLDFDLSTAIFTFSNIVLLTVLYKFYRTEITLLSYYDLDAERKKYAELYAQVNELQEILKLINRMLRHDILNKLQIISGYVETYRMTKREELLDKVMKAVEESSSYIDKIRELEKIVLTMSEKLKPINMREVAEEVAKSFNIEINIKGSCVAMADGAIYSVLENLISNAIKHGRTNRVDIILSEFEDDCEIRVVDYGVGIPLEIRRQIFKESFKYGETGGTGLGLYIVKRVVERYGGKVWVEDTKPHGATFVIRLKAARVKLSER from the coding sequence ATGGTTGCATTTATCGCTTCAGTCTACTTAGCAAGAGCATCCAAGAGCGAAAGGAGAACGCTCTTCTCCACCCTCGCATTTTTTTCGGGATTATTGCTGCTCTCGATTCTCAGCGTTGGTCAGATGGTTTGGGTGAGGAGCGACTTTCAACTGAAGGTTGAGCACTTTGAGTACTTTATACCGATATACCTTCTGGCAGAAACGCCGATTCTCGGATTCTTCCTCTGGAAGATTTTGAGGGAGATGAGGTATTTCGATGTAAAGCACTTTCTGCCCGCAATCCTCGCAATACCCATCCTTGTTTTTTCCAGTTATGAGCTGGTAGGTCTTGAGTACTCCAATCTGTCAACGTTTATACATCTGGAAACTCTGATATGCGACTCTGTGATAATTCTTTCTCTGTTAACGCTCACAGCTGCTTACTTCAAAACGGAGTCTGCGGCTTACTACAAATCCTTTCTGCTTTACTTCATACTGAAGTACATCAGCGATGTGGCCCTCCTGAGGTCTTTCAGGGGGTGGCTGGACTTCGACCTCTCTACAGCCATTTTCACATTCTCAAACATAGTGCTACTGACAGTTCTCTACAAATTCTACAGGACAGAAATCACGCTTCTCAGCTACTACGACCTCGACGCGGAGAGGAAGAAATATGCAGAACTCTACGCTCAAGTAAACGAGTTGCAGGAAATTCTCAAGCTGATAAACAGGATGCTGAGACACGATATTTTGAACAAGCTGCAGATCATATCGGGATACGTCGAGACGTACCGAATGACGAAAAGGGAGGAGCTTCTCGACAAGGTCATGAAAGCTGTTGAGGAAAGCAGCTCCTACATAGACAAGATAAGGGAGCTCGAAAAAATTGTTCTCACGATGAGCGAGAAGCTGAAGCCCATCAACATGCGAGAGGTTGCAGAGGAGGTGGCAAAGTCTTTCAATATCGAGATAAACATAAAGGGAAGCTGTGTTGCAATGGCGGACGGTGCAATATACTCCGTCCTTGAAAATCTCATTTCAAACGCAATCAAGCACGGAAGGACGAACAGGGTGGACATAATCCTCAGTGAGTTTGAGGATGACTGCGAGATTAGGGTTGTGGACTACGGAGTAGGAATCCCCTTGGAAATCAGGAGGCAGATTTTCAAGGAGAGCTTCAAGTACGGTGAGACTGGCGGGACGGGACTGGGGCTTTACATCGTCAAGAGGGTCGTGGAGAGGTATGGGGGTAAAGTGTGGGTTGAAGATACAAAGCCCCACGGAGCGACCTTTGTGATAAGGTTAAAAGCTGCGAGGGTAAAGCTGAGTGAGCGATGA
- a CDS encoding menaquinone biosynthesis decarboxylase, whose protein sequence is MAYEDLREFIGRLEDKGELARVKHEVSPILEMSEVADRTVKAGGKALLFERPKGYDIPVFMNAFGTERRMKLALEVERLEEIGERLLSALEFRPSSFMDALKGVGMLKDFMSFIPKKTGKAPCKEVVAESLDKFPILKCWPKDAGRFITFPVVITKDPETGEMNAGMYRMQVFDGKTTGMHWQIHKHGAEHFRKMAEKGGGKIEVAVAIGVDPATLYAATAPLPSGISEFMFAGFIRKERLKVTECETVDLLVPANAEIILEGYVRVDEMRVEGPFGDHTGYYTPPEPYPVFHITHITHRENPIYHATVVGKPPMEDAWLGKATERIFLPILRMMHPEIVDINLPVEGAFHNLAIVSIKKRYPGQAKKVMYAIWGTGMLSLTKIVVVVDDDVNVHDMREVVWAVTSRFDPARDVVILPPSPTDSLDHSAYIPNLAGKLGIDATKKWRDEGYEREWPDVVEMDAETKRKVDAIWNEIRNMVL, encoded by the coding sequence ATGGCCTACGAAGACCTCAGGGAGTTTATAGGCAGACTTGAAGATAAGGGGGAACTGGCGAGAGTGAAGCACGAAGTCAGCCCGATTCTCGAAATGAGTGAAGTTGCTGACAGAACTGTAAAGGCCGGAGGGAAGGCTCTGCTTTTCGAAAGGCCGAAGGGTTACGACATCCCGGTTTTTATGAACGCCTTCGGAACTGAGAGGAGGATGAAGCTCGCTCTCGAGGTGGAAAGGTTGGAGGAAATCGGGGAAAGATTACTTTCCGCGCTGGAATTCAGACCATCTTCTTTTATGGATGCTTTGAAGGGAGTTGGGATGCTAAAGGACTTCATGTCGTTCATCCCTAAAAAGACAGGCAAAGCTCCCTGCAAGGAGGTGGTGGCTGAAAGTCTGGATAAGTTCCCAATTCTCAAGTGCTGGCCGAAGGATGCGGGCAGGTTCATAACTTTTCCGGTTGTGATAACTAAAGACCCCGAAACCGGGGAGATGAACGCTGGAATGTACAGAATGCAGGTTTTCGATGGAAAAACAACCGGAATGCACTGGCAGATTCACAAGCACGGGGCGGAGCACTTCAGGAAGATGGCTGAGAAGGGAGGGGGGAAGATTGAGGTTGCCGTTGCCATTGGAGTTGACCCTGCAACCCTCTACGCTGCAACGGCCCCTCTGCCTTCGGGCATTAGCGAGTTCATGTTTGCCGGCTTTATAAGAAAGGAGAGGCTGAAGGTGACTGAATGCGAGACAGTTGACCTGCTCGTCCCAGCGAATGCGGAGATTATCCTTGAAGGATACGTGAGGGTGGATGAGATGAGAGTGGAAGGGCCCTTTGGAGACCACACCGGCTACTACACCCCACCAGAACCTTATCCTGTTTTTCACATAACCCACATCACTCACAGGGAGAACCCAATCTACCACGCCACCGTCGTTGGAAAGCCGCCGATGGAGGACGCATGGCTCGGCAAGGCGACGGAAAGAATTTTCCTCCCGATACTCCGGATGATGCATCCTGAAATTGTGGACATCAACCTTCCCGTGGAGGGAGCATTTCACAACCTCGCAATCGTTTCAATCAAGAAAAGATATCCGGGGCAGGCCAAAAAGGTCATGTACGCAATCTGGGGTACAGGAATGCTCTCTCTCACGAAGATTGTGGTTGTGGTGGATGATGATGTCAACGTGCACGACATGAGGGAGGTTGTCTGGGCGGTAACCTCGCGCTTCGACCCTGCAAGGGATGTCGTTATCCTTCCACCCTCTCCCACCGACTCCCTCGACCACTCCGCCTACATTCCAAACCTGGCGGGGAAGCTCGGAATCGATGCGACCAAGAAGTGGAGGGATGAGGGCTACGAGCGCGAGTGGCCGGATGTGGTGGAGATGGACGCAGAGACAAAGAGGAAAGTTGATGCAATCTGGAACGAGATAAGGAACATGGTTTTATGA
- a CDS encoding DUF2070 family protein, with protein MRSVEALYYKLFSIPRAEIMLVASLFAALLLSLLDASLLYLWALVFAVSLAALKVAKLKFDLKRISFLAIFITTLSTPAVVLKGNATASAFVLFITYYFCSERKALSVPLASLPYIALSPQISTLIGLLISTLLFLLYIRILDVKVGVVRIRNFVEKFVLFWLTSNPKFMEEFLEDSADDFEGRVRCLAVNEARLVQTDFHPGPFRNVGGAMLVEKLSDGGIYLHSPTSHARNPVSAEEVEKIVSAVRCSEKALTPQKPFKVESENFEAYCFPFAETRMVFVSGKRHIDDFIINSESFVVDCHNAYEENYDPDEGEVGEIARLVKVAEERTSEPSNAKSAFVRVDAETDSLCGYAAAVLLDYGEERYAIVVFDANNVDLRFRRHVEKLFGEMGYTAVVASTDNHAKTGMRAKLAYKPAGQDERDWEVAEKLANCCREAELKDAVFSYGERRVKVKVMGEKLLRDAEVAVERRAKGLIATFLAFAATNYLLSTMLRFIA; from the coding sequence ATGAGGAGCGTTGAAGCTTTATACTACAAGCTTTTCTCAATACCGAGAGCGGAAATAATGCTTGTAGCTTCTCTTTTTGCAGCTTTACTGCTTTCCCTGCTGGATGCTAGCCTTCTCTATCTGTGGGCTTTGGTTTTCGCTGTCTCACTTGCAGCCTTGAAGGTTGCAAAGCTGAAATTCGACCTTAAGAGAATCTCCTTCCTCGCAATCTTCATAACAACCCTCAGCACGCCGGCTGTTGTGTTAAAGGGCAATGCAACGGCTTCAGCCTTCGTCCTTTTCATCACTTACTACTTCTGCTCTGAAAGAAAGGCTCTATCAGTCCCGCTCGCATCACTGCCGTATATTGCCCTCAGCCCCCAAATTTCGACTCTGATAGGCCTTCTTATCTCAACCCTCCTTTTTCTGCTTTACATCAGAATTCTCGACGTCAAAGTTGGGGTTGTCAGGATTAGAAACTTCGTCGAGAAGTTCGTCCTGTTCTGGCTGACCTCCAATCCCAAATTCATGGAGGAGTTCCTTGAAGACTCTGCAGATGATTTCGAAGGCAGAGTGAGGTGCTTGGCGGTTAATGAAGCAAGGCTTGTTCAGACGGACTTCCACCCCGGCCCCTTCAGAAACGTTGGCGGAGCGATGCTTGTGGAGAAGCTCTCCGATGGTGGTATTTACCTCCACTCTCCCACTTCCCACGCCAGGAATCCAGTGAGTGCGGAGGAGGTGGAAAAAATCGTTTCGGCGGTCAGGTGCTCTGAAAAGGCTCTCACACCTCAAAAACCCTTTAAGGTTGAGAGCGAGAACTTTGAGGCCTACTGCTTTCCCTTTGCAGAAACGAGGATGGTCTTTGTCAGCGGAAAAAGGCACATCGACGATTTTATCATAAACTCCGAGAGCTTCGTTGTTGACTGCCACAACGCATACGAGGAAAACTACGACCCTGATGAAGGCGAGGTGGGGGAGATAGCGAGGCTGGTAAAGGTAGCGGAGGAAAGAACTTCTGAGCCCTCAAACGCTAAATCGGCATTCGTCCGCGTTGATGCCGAAACCGACAGCCTGTGCGGCTACGCTGCTGCGGTTCTGCTGGATTACGGGGAGGAGAGGTATGCGATTGTTGTTTTTGATGCCAACAACGTCGATTTGAGGTTCAGAAGACACGTCGAAAAGCTTTTTGGCGAGATGGGTTACACGGCGGTTGTTGCATCAACGGACAACCACGCCAAAACCGGAATGAGAGCCAAGCTCGCCTACAAGCCAGCGGGTCAGGATGAAAGGGACTGGGAAGTTGCGGAGAAGCTGGCCAATTGCTGCAGGGAAGCTGAGTTGAAAGATGCTGTTTTCAGCTACGGTGAGCGGAGAGTTAAAGTCAAGGTTATGGGGGAGAAGCTTTTGAGGGATGCCGAGGTGGCTGTTGAGAGAAGAGCAAAGGGGCTCATCGCAACTTTTTTAGCGTTCGCGGCCACAAACTATTTGTTAAGCACAATGTTGAGATTCATTGCTTAA